The Terriglobus tenax genome contains a region encoding:
- a CDS encoding cell division protein ZapA translates to MAEVPQPVSVDIFGQIYNLRGTDPAYIERLAAAVDAKMRAVASHGATVDSLRVAVLAALNIADEMEQTRRRYAELAGSVEETSATVRSHTDSLTDLLDEVLGERRAG, encoded by the coding sequence ATGGCAGAGGTCCCCCAACCCGTCAGCGTCGACATCTTCGGGCAGATCTACAACCTGCGCGGCACCGATCCAGCCTACATTGAGCGACTTGCCGCGGCGGTAGACGCGAAAATGCGCGCCGTTGCCTCGCATGGCGCAACTGTGGACTCCCTGCGCGTTGCCGTACTTGCCGCACTGAACATCGCCGACGAGATGGAGCAGACCCGTCGCCGCTATGCGGAGCTGGCAGGCAGCGTCGAAGAGACCTCCGCCACCGTGCGGAGCCACACCGATTCGCTGACCGACCTGCTGGATGAGGTCCTGGGCGAACGCCGCGCCGGATAG